One Sanguibacter keddieii DSM 10542 genomic window carries:
- the pdxY gene encoding pyridoxal kinase: MSTVVSIQSQVVAGHVGNAAAVPQMQAAGLTVLAVPTVLFSNHPGHGRFRGRVTDPTLVADLLLGLEEHGVLDDTVCVVSGYLGSRETGEAVAAFVDRALVAGPGILYVCDPVMGDTGSGVFVAPGVVEVLRDELVRRAHVLTPNQFELGLLVTERPVDAPGAGSVDDLAAAARTLLGPTQLGVVVTGCYLVDTEPGVIETVVVERDTVTRVPSIKESDAPNGTGDLFNGALTAALATGATLADAARSAADAVSRALRWTATQGSRHLLLPPDGWAPAEV, from the coding sequence GTGAGCACTGTCGTCTCGATCCAGAGCCAGGTGGTCGCCGGGCACGTCGGCAACGCGGCGGCCGTGCCGCAGATGCAGGCCGCGGGTCTCACGGTCCTCGCCGTCCCGACGGTCCTGTTCTCCAACCACCCCGGCCACGGCCGCTTCCGCGGTCGTGTCACGGACCCGACTCTCGTCGCCGACCTGCTTCTCGGCCTCGAGGAGCACGGCGTCCTCGACGACACCGTGTGCGTGGTCAGCGGGTACCTCGGCTCCCGGGAGACCGGTGAGGCTGTCGCCGCCTTCGTCGACCGCGCGCTCGTGGCGGGCCCGGGCATCCTCTACGTCTGCGACCCCGTCATGGGCGACACGGGGTCGGGCGTCTTCGTGGCGCCGGGAGTGGTCGAGGTGCTCCGCGACGAGCTCGTGCGCCGGGCGCACGTCCTCACCCCGAACCAGTTCGAGCTCGGGCTGCTCGTGACGGAGCGTCCTGTCGACGCCCCGGGCGCAGGGTCCGTCGACGACCTCGCCGCTGCCGCCCGCACCCTGCTCGGTCCTACGCAGCTCGGCGTGGTGGTCACCGGGTGCTACCTCGTCGACACCGAGCCCGGCGTCATCGAGACGGTCGTGGTCGAGCGGGACACCGTCACCCGGGTGCCCTCGATCAAGGAGTCCGACGCCCCGAACGGGACCGGTGACCTCTTCAACGGCGCCCTGACCGCGGCGCTGGCCACCGGCGCGACCCTGGCCGACGCGGCGCGCTCCGCCGCCGACGCGGTCTCCCGCGCCCTGCGATGGACTGCGACGCAGGGGTCACGGCACCTGCTGCTGCCGCCCGACGGCTGGGCGCCCGCAGAGGTCTGA
- a CDS encoding Type 1 glutamine amidotransferase-like domain-containing protein: MTSALLLSAGLGAVPGFVHERRRPGPGAPRVGFVAAATSIYPSAPWVDADREALTSFGLDLVEVDLTVLSGDGLTAAVAGLDALYLAGGNTFALLHHLRRSGLDRLLPGLLDDGLLYLGASAGAAVAGLDVEPLSLMDDPAEAPPLESTRGLGLVDLVLLPHADGMLPPYPSSLVERIVSTYGDRFPIQRIDDDQALLVADGTAQVVHSATV; encoded by the coding sequence ATGACCTCAGCCCTCCTGCTCTCCGCCGGCCTCGGTGCCGTCCCCGGGTTCGTCCACGAGCGTCGCCGTCCTGGTCCGGGCGCGCCCCGGGTGGGCTTCGTCGCCGCGGCGACGAGCATCTACCCCTCGGCACCGTGGGTCGACGCCGACCGGGAGGCCCTCACGTCCTTCGGCCTCGACCTCGTCGAGGTCGACCTCACCGTCCTCTCGGGCGACGGGCTCACCGCGGCCGTCGCGGGTCTCGACGCGCTCTATCTCGCCGGCGGGAACACCTTCGCGCTGCTCCACCACCTGCGCCGGTCCGGCCTGGACCGTCTCCTGCCCGGCCTGCTCGACGACGGGCTGCTGTACCTCGGCGCGAGCGCGGGTGCCGCGGTCGCGGGTCTCGACGTCGAGCCGCTCTCGCTCATGGACGACCCCGCCGAGGCCCCGCCCCTCGAGTCCACCCGTGGGCTGGGGCTCGTGGACCTCGTCCTCCTGCCGCACGCCGACGGCATGCTGCCCCCGTACCCGTCGAGCCTCGTCGAGCGGATCGTCAGCACCTACGGTGACAGGTTCCCGATCCAGCGGATCGACGACGACCAGGCGCTGCTGGTGGCCGACGGTACGGCACAGGTGGTGCACTCTGCCACGGTCTGA
- a CDS encoding NADP-dependent isocitrate dehydrogenase — MSKIIYTYTDEAPMLATHSFLPVVSAFAGTAGVELETRDISLAGRIIAAFPERLTDAQRIGDALAELGELATTPEANIIKLPNVSASLPQLKAAIAELQAQGYDLPDHPDAPATDADEDVRARYDKIKGSAVNPVLREGNSDRRAPLSVKEYVRKNPHRMGAWTADSKTNVATMGHDDFFSNEKSVVLDADDVLRIEHVSASGDVTVLHPGVKVLAGEVVDASFLDVAELHTFLADAIARAKAEDVLFSVHLKATMMKVSDPIIFGHVVRAFFPAVFEQYGADLEAAGLSPNNGLGGILDGLAALPNGDEIRAAFDKGLADGPRLAMVNSDKGITNLHVPSDVIVDASMPAMIRTSGHMWGPDGSEQDTIAVIPDSSYAGIYQAVIDDCRANGAYDPTTMGTVPNVGLMAQKAEEYGSHDKTFEVAEAGTVRVVNQAGEALLEHEVRAGDIWRACQTKDVAIRDWVKLAVNRARATGTLTVFWLDEKRAHDANLIKKVEAYLPEHDTTGLDIRVLAPAEATTLSVERIRRGEDTISVTGNVLRDYNTDLFPILELGTSAKMLSIVPLLNGGGLFETGAGGSAPKHVQQLVEENYLRWDSLGEFLALAASFEHFADVNSNEKARVLGATLDRATGTFLLENKSPGRKLGTIDNRGSHFFLALFWAEELAQQTDDADLAAAFGPLAASLRADEQTIVDELVAVQGSPAEIGGYYKVDAAKTDAVMRPSATFTAALAAL; from the coding sequence ATGAGCAAGATCATCTACACGTACACCGACGAGGCGCCGATGCTGGCGACCCACTCGTTCCTCCCCGTCGTCAGCGCCTTCGCCGGCACCGCCGGTGTCGAGCTCGAGACGCGCGACATCTCCCTCGCCGGTCGCATCATCGCGGCCTTCCCGGAGCGGCTCACCGACGCGCAGCGCATCGGCGACGCGCTCGCCGAGCTCGGCGAGCTCGCCACGACGCCCGAGGCGAACATCATCAAGCTGCCCAACGTCTCGGCGTCGCTGCCGCAGCTCAAGGCCGCGATCGCGGAGCTCCAGGCCCAGGGCTACGACCTCCCCGACCACCCCGACGCGCCCGCCACCGACGCCGACGAGGACGTCCGCGCGCGCTACGACAAGATCAAGGGCTCGGCGGTCAACCCCGTGCTCCGCGAGGGCAACTCGGACCGCCGCGCACCGCTCTCCGTCAAGGAGTACGTGCGCAAGAACCCGCACCGCATGGGTGCCTGGACCGCCGACTCGAAGACGAACGTCGCGACCATGGGCCACGACGACTTCTTCTCCAACGAGAAGTCGGTCGTCCTCGACGCCGACGACGTCCTGCGCATCGAGCACGTCTCCGCCTCCGGCGACGTCACCGTCCTGCACCCGGGCGTGAAGGTCCTCGCCGGTGAGGTCGTCGACGCGTCGTTCCTCGACGTCGCCGAGCTGCACACCTTCCTGGCCGACGCGATCGCCCGGGCCAAGGCCGAGGACGTCCTGTTCTCGGTGCACCTCAAGGCCACGATGATGAAGGTCTCCGACCCGATCATCTTCGGCCACGTGGTCCGCGCCTTCTTCCCGGCCGTGTTCGAGCAGTACGGCGCTGACCTCGAGGCTGCGGGCCTCAGCCCGAACAACGGCCTCGGAGGGATCCTCGACGGTCTCGCCGCCCTGCCGAACGGCGACGAGATCCGTGCCGCCTTCGACAAGGGCCTCGCCGACGGCCCGCGCCTCGCGATGGTGAACTCGGACAAGGGCATCACCAACCTCCACGTGCCGAGCGACGTCATCGTCGACGCGTCCATGCCCGCGATGATCCGTACGTCCGGCCACATGTGGGGACCGGACGGCAGCGAGCAGGACACCATCGCGGTGATCCCGGACTCGAGCTACGCCGGCATCTACCAGGCCGTCATCGACGACTGCCGCGCGAACGGCGCCTACGACCCGACGACCATGGGCACCGTCCCCAACGTCGGGCTCATGGCCCAGAAGGCCGAGGAGTACGGCTCGCACGACAAGACCTTCGAGGTCGCCGAGGCCGGCACCGTGCGTGTGGTCAACCAGGCGGGCGAGGCGCTCCTCGAGCACGAGGTCCGCGCCGGCGACATCTGGCGCGCCTGCCAGACCAAGGACGTGGCCATCCGCGACTGGGTCAAGCTCGCCGTCAACCGTGCTCGTGCGACCGGGACCCTCACGGTCTTCTGGCTCGACGAGAAGCGTGCCCACGACGCCAACCTCATCAAGAAGGTCGAGGCGTACCTGCCCGAGCACGACACCACCGGGCTCGACATCCGGGTGCTCGCCCCCGCCGAGGCCACCACGCTCTCGGTCGAGCGCATCCGCCGCGGCGAGGACACCATCTCGGTGACCGGCAACGTGCTGCGCGACTACAACACGGACCTGTTCCCGATCCTCGAGCTCGGCACGAGCGCCAAGATGCTCTCGATCGTGCCGCTGCTCAACGGCGGTGGGCTCTTCGAGACCGGCGCCGGCGGCTCCGCCCCGAAGCACGTCCAGCAGCTCGTCGAGGAGAACTACCTCCGCTGGGACAGCCTCGGCGAGTTCCTCGCGCTCGCGGCCAGCTTCGAGCACTTCGCCGACGTGAACAGCAACGAGAAGGCCCGCGTGCTCGGTGCGACCCTCGACCGTGCCACCGGCACGTTCCTGCTCGAGAACAAGTCGCCCGGACGCAAGCTCGGGACGATCGACAACCGCGGCTCGCACTTCTTCCTCGCGCTCTTCTGGGCCGAGGAGCTCGCGCAGCAGACCGACGACGCGGACCTCGCGGCCGCCTTCGGCCCGCTCGCCGCGTCGCTGCGCGCCGACGAGCAGACGATCGTCGACGAGCTGGTCGCCGTGCAGGGCTCGCCGGCGGAGATCGGCGGCTACTACAAGGTCGACGCCGCCAAGACGGACGCCGTGATGCGACCGTCGGCCACCTTCACCGCGGCGCTCGCCGCGCTCTGA
- the glsA gene encoding glutaminase A: MSHDAEDVEKIVSTGALPGWHTVEHLVETAHETFAHVRDGEVADYIPALAEADPDLFGVCVVEVDGSVHSAGDVEHRFSVQSISKAFVFALACQEVGHERVLETIGVNNTGLSFSSVMAIELNGGHPMNPMVNVGAIATTALAPGADQDARWGFVRDGLSRFAGRELELDEGVLASETEGNQRNQSLALLLESYGRMPVDALEAVDTYTRQCSLLVDARDLAVMGATLAGGGVNPLTGARVVDAQIARDTLSVMATAGMYEHSGEWLFEVGAPAKSGVSGGIVTIAPGKGGLGTFSPPLDSAGNSVRGRRVAAYLADALGLDLFASAPPATNTQTPVS; this comes from the coding sequence ATGAGCCATGACGCAGAGGACGTAGAGAAGATCGTCTCGACCGGAGCCCTCCCTGGGTGGCACACCGTCGAGCACCTGGTCGAGACCGCCCACGAGACCTTCGCGCACGTCCGTGACGGGGAGGTCGCCGACTACATCCCGGCCCTCGCGGAAGCCGATCCCGACCTGTTCGGCGTGTGCGTCGTCGAGGTCGACGGGTCGGTGCACTCTGCGGGTGATGTCGAGCACCGGTTCTCGGTCCAGTCGATCTCCAAGGCCTTCGTGTTCGCGCTCGCCTGCCAGGAGGTCGGTCACGAGCGGGTGCTCGAGACCATCGGCGTCAACAACACCGGCCTGTCCTTCAGCTCGGTGATGGCGATCGAGCTCAACGGCGGTCACCCGATGAACCCCATGGTGAACGTGGGCGCGATCGCGACCACGGCCCTCGCCCCCGGTGCGGACCAGGACGCGCGCTGGGGCTTCGTGCGGGACGGCCTCTCGCGCTTCGCCGGCCGTGAGCTCGAGCTCGACGAGGGTGTGCTGGCCTCGGAGACCGAGGGCAACCAGCGCAACCAGAGCCTCGCGCTGCTGCTCGAGAGCTACGGCCGGATGCCGGTCGACGCCCTCGAGGCCGTCGACACCTACACGCGGCAGTGCTCGCTGCTCGTGGACGCCCGCGACCTCGCCGTCATGGGGGCCACCCTCGCCGGAGGCGGGGTGAACCCGCTGACCGGTGCCCGGGTCGTCGACGCCCAGATCGCGCGCGACACCCTGAGCGTCATGGCGACGGCCGGCATGTACGAGCACTCGGGGGAGTGGCTCTTCGAGGTCGGCGCCCCGGCCAAGAGCGGGGTCTCGGGCGGGATCGTCACGATCGCTCCCGGCAAGGGCGGGCTCGGCACCTTCTCGCCGCCGCTCGACAGCGCGGGGAACAGCGTCCGGGGACGCCGGGTCGCCGCCTACCTCGCGGACGCGCTCGGCCTCGACCTCTTCGCGTCGGCGCCCCCTGCGACGAACACCCAGACCCCTGTATCTTGA
- a CDS encoding 3' terminal RNA ribose 2'-O-methyltransferase Hen1, with protein MYLTLGTTSTGTTDGSSAGTFGDASDLGFVLHKHPARAQELDLPVGRAHVFYPEATAARCTVALLLEVDPVGLVRGKKLGKDSFALGQYVNDRPYAASSLVAVALGRVFRSALNGVCTARPELVGQEVPLTLHVPALPSRGGADLVRRLFEPLGWTVDARALPLDEQVPAWGDSRYVDLTLTGTTTVQRALSHLYVLLPVLDDAKHYWVDDTEVDKLLRAAGEWLGTHPEQETITTRYLAHQRDLVADAVGRLDPETAALEGAGRTEGAERAGAADDPEGSVPRPPSLARVRREALLAELETLGATTVVDLGCGEGALLRELLHDPRYTSVLGVDVSHRELARAERRLGLDRMPDAQRARLGLLQSSVTYRDDRFAGHDAVVLSEVVEHLDLPRLPALERTVFEHAAPRHVLVTTPNAEHNVRYPALAGGGFRHPDHRFEWTRAELADWAEQVGERYGYTVRYVPVGEDDPEVGPPTQMAVFSRRSSTASPSSSTAGPSATDPSTASTTATSTTSTTSSEGTQR; from the coding sequence GTGTACCTGACGCTCGGCACCACCTCGACCGGCACGACTGACGGCTCGTCTGCCGGTACCTTCGGCGACGCCTCTGACCTGGGCTTCGTGCTGCACAAGCATCCGGCACGCGCCCAAGAGCTCGACCTGCCGGTCGGTCGGGCGCACGTCTTCTACCCCGAGGCCACCGCCGCGCGGTGCACGGTCGCGCTGCTCCTCGAGGTCGACCCCGTCGGTCTCGTGCGCGGCAAGAAGCTCGGCAAGGACTCCTTCGCGCTGGGCCAGTACGTCAACGACCGCCCGTACGCGGCGTCGTCCCTCGTCGCGGTCGCCCTCGGCCGGGTGTTCCGCTCCGCCCTCAACGGCGTGTGCACCGCCCGCCCCGAGCTCGTCGGTCAGGAGGTCCCGCTCACCCTGCACGTCCCGGCGCTCCCCAGCCGTGGCGGCGCCGACCTGGTCCGACGCCTCTTCGAGCCCCTCGGCTGGACGGTCGACGCCCGCGCCCTGCCCCTCGACGAGCAGGTGCCCGCCTGGGGAGACTCGCGCTACGTCGACCTGACCCTCACGGGCACGACCACCGTGCAGCGTGCGCTCTCGCACCTCTACGTCCTGCTGCCCGTCCTCGACGACGCCAAGCACTACTGGGTCGACGACACCGAGGTCGACAAGCTGCTGCGCGCCGCCGGCGAATGGCTCGGCACGCACCCCGAGCAGGAGACCATCACCACCCGCTACCTCGCCCACCAGCGCGACCTCGTCGCCGACGCGGTCGGCCGTCTCGACCCCGAGACCGCCGCCCTCGAAGGTGCTGGACGCACCGAGGGCGCCGAGAGAGCCGGGGCCGCCGACGACCCCGAGGGCTCCGTGCCCCGCCCGCCGTCGCTCGCGCGCGTGCGGCGCGAGGCGCTGCTCGCCGAGCTCGAGACGCTCGGCGCGACGACCGTCGTCGACCTCGGGTGCGGGGAGGGCGCGCTGCTCCGTGAGCTCCTGCACGATCCGCGCTACACGTCGGTCCTCGGGGTCGACGTCTCCCACCGTGAGCTCGCGAGGGCCGAGAGACGGCTCGGTCTCGACCGGATGCCCGACGCCCAGCGGGCCCGGCTCGGGCTGCTGCAGTCCTCTGTCACCTACCGCGACGACAGGTTCGCGGGGCACGACGCCGTGGTGCTCTCCGAGGTGGTCGAGCACCTCGACCTCCCCCGCCTGCCAGCCCTCGAGCGCACGGTCTTCGAGCACGCGGCGCCGCGGCACGTGCTCGTGACCACGCCGAACGCCGAGCACAACGTCCGGTACCCCGCGCTCGCGGGCGGCGGGTTCCGGCACCCGGACCACCGGTTCGAGTGGACGCGTGCCGAGCTGGCGGACTGGGCCGAGCAGGTGGGGGAGCGCTACGGCTACACGGTGCGGTACGTGCCGGTGGGCGAGGACGACCCCGAGGTCGGGCCCCCGACGCAGATGGCGGTCTTCAGCCGCAGGAGCAGCACCGCCAGCCCGAGCAGCAGCACCGCCGGGCCGAGCGCCACCGACCCGAGCACGGCCAGCACCACCGCCACGAGCACCACCAGCACCACCAGCAGCGAGGGGACGCAGCGATGA
- a CDS encoding M18 family aminopeptidase, with product MQTASDYVADLARFISASPSSYHTAAEAARQLDDAGFARLDEAAEWSTPTQRGYVVRDGAIIAWVAPATAGPTTPFRVLGAHTDSPGFKLKPKPTTGSHGWLQAGVEVYGGPLLNSWLDRELELAGRLVTTDGREVLVRTGPFLRIPQLAIHLDREANSGLTLDRQRHTAPVYGVGDRSQADLLGHLAGLAGLSGDDVAGYDVLTADTAAPARFGLDDALFAAGRMDNLTSVFAGLHALLGAASEPSPDHVSVLAAFDHEELGSETRSGASGPFLDDVLTRVGATLGASASQRLQAYAGSWCLSADAGHSVHPNYPEKHDPTNQPVAGRGPLLKINANQRYATDAHGAALWAGACAAAGVPYQEFVSNNTVPCGSTIGPLTATRLGIRTVDVGVPLLSMHSARELAHVDDLHGLAAAVGAFFAG from the coding sequence ATGCAGACCGCATCCGACTACGTCGCAGACCTCGCCCGGTTCATCTCGGCCAGCCCGTCCTCGTACCACACCGCCGCCGAGGCGGCCCGGCAGCTGGACGACGCGGGCTTCGCACGCCTCGACGAGGCAGCGGAGTGGTCGACCCCCACGCAGCGCGGGTACGTCGTCCGTGACGGCGCGATCATCGCGTGGGTCGCCCCCGCGACCGCTGGACCGACCACTCCCTTCCGCGTCCTCGGGGCGCACACGGACTCGCCCGGCTTCAAGCTCAAGCCGAAGCCGACCACCGGGTCGCACGGCTGGCTCCAGGCCGGCGTCGAGGTCTACGGTGGACCGCTGCTCAACTCCTGGCTCGACCGCGAGCTCGAGCTCGCCGGGCGTCTGGTCACGACCGACGGCCGCGAGGTCCTGGTCCGCACCGGCCCGTTCCTGCGCATCCCGCAGCTCGCCATCCACCTCGACCGCGAGGCCAACAGCGGGCTCACGCTCGACCGCCAGCGGCACACCGCCCCCGTCTACGGCGTAGGTGACCGGTCGCAGGCCGACCTCCTCGGGCACCTCGCCGGGCTGGCCGGGCTCAGCGGCGACGACGTCGCCGGGTACGACGTCCTCACCGCCGACACCGCGGCGCCGGCACGCTTCGGTCTCGACGACGCGCTCTTCGCGGCCGGCCGCATGGACAACCTCACGTCGGTCTTCGCAGGCCTGCACGCGCTGCTGGGCGCGGCCTCGGAGCCGAGCCCGGACCACGTGAGCGTCCTGGCGGCCTTCGACCACGAGGAGCTCGGCTCGGAGACCCGCTCGGGTGCCTCCGGCCCGTTCCTCGACGACGTGCTCACCCGCGTCGGCGCGACGCTCGGCGCGAGCGCCTCGCAGCGTCTGCAGGCCTACGCCGGCTCGTGGTGCCTCTCTGCGGACGCAGGGCACTCGGTGCACCCGAACTACCCCGAGAAGCACGACCCGACGAACCAGCCCGTCGCGGGCCGCGGACCGCTGCTCAAGATCAACGCCAACCAGCGCTACGCCACCGACGCGCACGGCGCTGCCCTCTGGGCTGGCGCCTGCGCAGCGGCCGGCGTCCCGTACCAGGAGTTCGTCTCGAACAACACGGTCCCCTGCGGCTCGACCATCGGGCCGCTCACGGCCACCCGCCTCGGGATCCGGACCGTCGACGTCGGCGTGCCGCTGCTGTCGATGCACTCCGCCCGCGAGCTCGCGCACGTCGACGACCTGCACGGTCTTGCGGCGGCCGTCGGCGCGTTCTTCGCCGGCTGA
- the dnaB gene encoding replicative DNA helicase, producing the protein MSIDELDTGYSSSSQGSGSSGPGFDRTPPQDIAAEQSVLGGMLISKDAIADVIEQLKGTDFYRPAHEAIYDTILDLYGRGEPADAITVVAELTKHGEMGRIGGAPYIHTLISMVPTAANAGYYARIVRERAVLRRLVQAGTRIVQLGYATDGGDVDELVNNAQAEVYAVTETRSSEDYAVLGDVIGGAVDEIEAAGHRGEGMVGVPTGFADLDRLTNGLHPGQMIVLAARPAIGKSTLGIDIARSASIKHGLTSVVFSLEMSRNEITMRLLSAEARIHLQKMRNGSMGEEDWQKLAGTMGKISEAPLFIDDSPNMSLMEIRAKCRRLKQKHDLKLVVIDYLQLMTSGKRVESRQQEVSEFSRALKLLAKELEVPLIAISQLNRGAEQRTDKRPAMSDLRESGSIEQDADIVILLHREDAYEKESPRAGEADLIVAKHRNGPTDVLTVAFQGHYSRFVDMQA; encoded by the coding sequence ATGTCGATCGACGAGCTTGACACCGGCTACAGCTCTTCCAGCCAGGGGTCGGGGTCGTCTGGGCCAGGGTTCGACCGCACCCCGCCCCAGGACATCGCTGCGGAGCAGAGCGTCCTCGGCGGCATGCTCATCTCGAAGGACGCCATCGCCGACGTCATCGAGCAGCTCAAGGGCACGGACTTCTACCGTCCGGCCCACGAGGCCATCTACGACACCATCCTCGACCTGTACGGCCGCGGCGAGCCCGCGGACGCGATCACCGTGGTCGCCGAGCTCACCAAGCACGGTGAGATGGGCCGCATCGGCGGCGCGCCGTACATCCACACGCTCATCTCGATGGTGCCGACCGCCGCGAACGCCGGCTACTACGCCCGCATCGTGCGTGAGCGAGCGGTGCTGCGCCGCCTCGTGCAGGCAGGGACGCGCATCGTGCAGCTCGGCTACGCGACCGACGGCGGTGACGTCGACGAGCTCGTCAACAACGCCCAGGCCGAGGTGTACGCGGTCACCGAGACCCGCAGCTCTGAGGACTACGCGGTGCTCGGCGACGTCATCGGCGGGGCCGTCGACGAGATCGAGGCGGCGGGGCACCGCGGCGAGGGCATGGTCGGCGTCCCGACCGGCTTCGCCGACCTCGACCGGTTGACGAACGGCCTCCACCCCGGCCAGATGATCGTCCTCGCGGCGCGTCCCGCCATCGGCAAGTCGACCCTCGGCATCGACATCGCACGGTCGGCGTCGATCAAGCACGGGCTGACCTCTGTCGTGTTCTCCCTCGAGATGAGCCGCAACGAGATCACCATGCGTCTGCTGTCGGCCGAGGCGCGGATCCACCTGCAGAAGATGCGCAACGGGTCGATGGGCGAGGAGGACTGGCAGAAGCTCGCCGGGACCATGGGCAAGATCTCCGAGGCGCCGCTGTTCATCGACGACTCGCCGAACATGTCGCTCATGGAGATCCGTGCCAAGTGCCGGCGCCTCAAGCAGAAGCACGACCTCAAGCTCGTGGTCATCGACTACCTGCAGCTCATGACGTCGGGCAAGCGCGTCGAGTCGCGTCAGCAGGAGGTCTCGGAGTTCTCCCGTGCGCTCAAGCTGCTGGCCAAGGAGCTCGAGGTTCCGCTCATCGCGATCTCGCAGCTGAACCGTGGCGCCGAGCAGCGCACCGACAAGCGTCCGGCGATGTCCGACCTGCGTGAGTCCGGCTCGATCGAGCAGGACGCCGACATCGTCATCCTGCTGCACCGCGAGGACGCCTACGAGAAGGAGTCGCCGCGAGCGGGCGAGGCCGACCTCATCGTCGCCAAGCACCGTAACGGCCCCACCGACGTCCTCACCGTGGCCTTCCAGGGCCACTACTCGCGCTTCGTCGACATGCAGGCCTAG
- a CDS encoding alpha/beta hydrolase, protein MALVTCDFFSDVLGLSTTMTVVLPQRTHAQIGMEGAERAGATPTLYLLHGLSDDATTWSRRTSVERYATELGIAVVMPQVAKSFYSDEVYGDRYWTFLTEELPSLARSFFHLSDRREDTFVAGLSMGGYGAFQWALRKPHEIAAAASLSGALDVASLHEAVLERGEGFEVLRKVYGDTSVRGSDSDLLHLLSTVDPATLPALYQMCGTEDFLLQANLDFRDTAARHDVPLTVDLRPGDHSWGLWDATIQDVLAWLPLR, encoded by the coding sequence ATGGCTCTCGTGACCTGTGACTTCTTCTCCGACGTGCTCGGCCTGAGCACCACCATGACGGTGGTGCTGCCGCAGCGGACCCACGCGCAGATCGGGATGGAGGGCGCCGAGCGCGCTGGCGCGACGCCGACCCTCTATCTGCTGCACGGCCTGAGCGACGACGCGACGACGTGGTCGCGCCGTACGTCCGTCGAGCGCTACGCCACCGAGCTCGGGATCGCCGTGGTCATGCCGCAGGTGGCCAAGAGCTTCTACTCCGACGAGGTGTACGGCGACCGCTACTGGACCTTCCTCACCGAGGAGCTCCCGTCGTTGGCGCGCTCGTTCTTCCACCTGTCGGACCGCCGCGAGGACACCTTCGTCGCCGGGCTGTCGATGGGTGGCTACGGCGCGTTCCAGTGGGCGCTCCGCAAGCCTCACGAGATCGCCGCCGCGGCCAGCCTCTCCGGGGCGCTCGACGTCGCGTCCCTCCACGAGGCGGTCCTGGAGCGCGGCGAGGGCTTCGAGGTCCTGCGGAAGGTCTACGGGGACACCTCGGTGCGGGGGAGCGACTCCGACCTGCTGCACCTGCTGAGCACGGTCGACCCCGCGACCCTGCCCGCGCTCTACCAGATGTGCGGCACCGAGGACTTCCTGCTGCAGGCCAACCTCGACTTCCGTGACACCGCAGCCCGGCACGACGTCCCGCTCACGGTCGACCTGCGTCCGGGGGACCACAGCTGGGGCCTGTGGGACGCCACCATCCAGGACGTCCTGGCGTGGCTGCCACTGCGTTAG
- a CDS encoding nucleotidyltransferase domain-containing protein has product MRLGGTSKGSLTGIRKVLNRLVAEGTVDRETVAGVGAYRFNDEHLAAPAILALVNLRSSLVGRLEETTRSWGAPPVFGALFGSAARGQMTGDSDIDIFLVRPGEVDDQVWGDQVASLSGQVRRWTGNRAEVLELDEAEVVEHPDDLVLGEVVRDGLVFAGPPTWLVRLQRPGRRRGTP; this is encoded by the coding sequence ATGCGCCTGGGGGGAACCTCCAAGGGTTCGCTCACCGGGATCCGAAAGGTCCTCAACCGGCTCGTCGCCGAGGGCACCGTGGACCGCGAGACGGTCGCCGGCGTCGGGGCCTACAGGTTCAACGACGAGCACCTCGCCGCGCCCGCGATCCTGGCACTCGTCAACCTGCGCTCGAGCCTCGTCGGGCGCCTCGAGGAGACGACGCGTTCCTGGGGCGCGCCGCCGGTGTTCGGCGCGCTCTTCGGCTCTGCTGCCCGAGGGCAGATGACAGGGGACAGCGACATCGACATCTTCCTCGTGCGCCCCGGCGAGGTCGACGACCAGGTGTGGGGCGACCAGGTCGCCTCGCTCTCCGGACAGGTGCGACGGTGGACGGGGAACCGCGCCGAGGTGCTGGAGCTCGACGAGGCAGAGGTCGTCGAGCACCCGGACGACCTGGTGCTCGGTGAGGTGGTCCGCGACGGTCTCGTCTTCGCGGGGCCCCCGACCTGGCTCGTCCGGCTCCAGCGACCAGGGAGACGGCGTGGCACCCCGTGA
- a CDS encoding GlsB/YeaQ/YmgE family stress response membrane protein translates to MGILGYIVVGLICGAIAKALLKDRAVGGWLATLLLGIVGAIVGGWLGGLLLDIELGGFFELRTWLLAILGSVVVLFVYTAITGKRSRR, encoded by the coding sequence ATGGGCATTCTTGGTTACATCGTCGTGGGTCTCATCTGTGGCGCCATCGCGAAGGCGCTCCTCAAGGACCGCGCTGTCGGCGGCTGGCTCGCCACCCTCCTCCTCGGCATCGTCGGCGCGATCGTCGGCGGTTGGCTCGGCGGTCTGCTCCTCGACATCGAGCTCGGCGGGTTCTTCGAGCTCCGCACCTGGCTCCTCGCCATCCTCGGCTCCGTCGTCGTGCTGTTCGTCTACACCGCGATCACGGGCAAGCGCTCGCGCCGCTGA